Proteins co-encoded in one Schistocerca cancellata isolate TAMUIC-IGC-003103 chromosome 5, iqSchCanc2.1, whole genome shotgun sequence genomic window:
- the LOC126187301 gene encoding uncharacterized protein LOC126187301, whose amino-acid sequence MLHTALVIMDVEQLINEVKLRPAIWDQRLGEYHNRDVISSLWNEVAQECCSDVKTAKSKWKHLRDNYRAELKKLGNVRSGDPGKSPQKRNTTRPWFQHMHFLRDILIPRAMQSSLSSEMEPESQSQLSPEFSSNDHSSPQDERDQSDISSLVAVDETSPLASTVSQRKKKREVVGQILKKNF is encoded by the exons ATGCTTCATACTGCTCTTGTCATCATGGATGTGGAGCAACTTATaaatgaagttaagctgcgcccagCTATTTGGGACCAGAGACTGGGCGAATACCACAATCGTGACGTAATTTCCAGTTTATGGAATGAAGTGGCACAGGAGTGCTGTTCAGATG tTAAAACGGCGAAATCTAAATGGAAACATCTGAGAGACAATTACAGAGCAGAACTTAAGAAACTTGGTAACGTTAGATCAGGTGACCCAGGAAAAAGCCCACAGAAACGCAATACCACTAGGCCTTGGTTCCAACACATGCATTTCCTAAGGGATATTTTAATTCCAAGAGCAATGCAGAGTTCGCTGTCATCAGAAATGGAACCAGAAAGTCAATCTCAACTATCTCCAGAATTTTCGTCTAACGACCACTCTAGTCCACAAGATGAACGAGATCAGTCTGATATATCATCATTAGTGGCAGTTGATGAAACGTCGCCACTGGCAAGCACAgtatcacaaaggaaaaaaaaaagagaagtagtgggccaaatattgaagaagaatttttaa